A window from Marinagarivorans cellulosilyticus encodes these proteins:
- a CDS encoding gamma-butyrobetaine hydroxylase-like domain-containing protein — translation MTPTKIHLHKKTQTLDIHFNENSYNLSVEFLRVHSPSAEVRGHAGSGGSTPYAKRNVKIEKLEMTGNYAVRIFFDDGHSSGLYSWAYLYELCTQHDILWDAYLKKLHQLQKSRNEDTHVVTITPLN, via the coding sequence ATGACTCCAACCAAAATACACCTTCACAAAAAAACACAGACACTAGACATCCACTTCAACGAGAACAGCTACAACCTAAGCGTCGAGTTCCTGAGAGTCCACTCCCCCTCAGCTGAAGTTAGAGGACACGCAGGATCTGGCGGCAGCACACCTTACGCTAAGCGCAACGTTAAGATAGAAAAGCTAGAAATGACGGGGAATTACGCTGTTCGCATATTTTTTGACGATGGCCACTCTAGCGGCCTTTACAGCTGGGCCTACCTCTATGAGCTATGCACTCAACACGACATCCTCTGGGATGCGTACCTGAAAAAGCTTCATCAACTACAAAAAAGTCGCAATGAAGATACTCACGTTGTAACAATCACTCCGCTTAACTAG
- a CDS encoding anhydro-N-acetylmuramic acid kinase, with protein sequence MKPHQSQPAGYFIGLMSGTSADGIDGVLASISHNNFEIIATDAIAFDEVLAGEIAQLFTPSTNEIDRLGCLDKKLATLYAKCVNNLLKKAQLPSSQITAIGNHGQTIRHRPCAATPFTLQIGDASELAIRANIPVVSDFRRADIALGGQGAPLTPGFHQAVFGSPTQNRCIVNIGGIANVTHLPKVGDITGWDTGPGNGLMDAWILQHQQKPYDHNGQWAASGNINAPLLTNLLSHPYFEKAPPKSTGKEEFTLEAIAHYTTALPPQDVQATLLELSAITIAQGINTGRINSAYVCGGGAFNSQLMARLKAHCPSISIHSTLTLGIAPSWVEAAAFAWLAHQFWHKLPGNVTSVTGAARAGILGSLTLPA encoded by the coding sequence ATGAAGCCACACCAGTCACAGCCAGCAGGTTACTTTATTGGCTTAATGTCTGGCACCAGTGCCGATGGCATTGACGGCGTGTTAGCGAGCATCTCACACAACAACTTCGAGATCATTGCAACCGACGCCATTGCCTTTGATGAGGTTCTAGCTGGTGAAATAGCGCAGCTTTTTACGCCCAGCACAAACGAAATAGACCGCCTTGGCTGCCTCGATAAAAAACTGGCAACACTGTACGCAAAATGCGTAAACAACCTGCTAAAGAAAGCCCAACTGCCTTCGTCGCAAATAACCGCGATAGGCAATCACGGCCAAACTATACGCCATAGGCCTTGTGCAGCAACGCCCTTCACTCTGCAAATTGGTGATGCCAGCGAGCTAGCCATACGCGCAAACATTCCCGTAGTCAGTGATTTCCGCCGGGCGGATATCGCACTTGGCGGTCAAGGTGCACCACTTACACCGGGGTTCCATCAGGCCGTTTTTGGCTCGCCAACGCAAAATCGCTGCATCGTTAATATCGGAGGCATAGCCAACGTAACGCACCTCCCTAAGGTTGGCGATATTACGGGCTGGGATACAGGCCCTGGCAACGGTCTTATGGACGCGTGGATACTACAACACCAACAAAAACCATACGACCACAATGGACAATGGGCCGCAAGCGGCAATATCAACGCTCCGCTGCTAACAAATTTACTATCGCACCCTTACTTCGAAAAAGCCCCGCCAAAAAGCACCGGTAAAGAGGAGTTCACCCTCGAAGCCATAGCCCATTACACAACAGCACTGCCCCCCCAAGATGTTCAAGCTACGCTTTTAGAGCTAAGCGCAATAACAATCGCACAAGGGATTAACACCGGAAGGATTAACAGCGCTTATGTTTGCGGTGGCGGCGCTTTCAATTCACAATTAATGGCTCGCCTTAAGGCGCACTGCCCCAGTATTTCAATACACAGCACCCTAACACTTGGCATTGCGCCAAGCTGGGTCGAAGCCGCCGCCTTTGCATGGCTCGCGCACCAATTTTGGCACAAACTGCCGGGCAATGTGACTAGCGTGACAGGCGCCGCTAGAGCAGGCATTCTAGGAAGTCTCACCTTACCCGCATAA
- a CDS encoding iron chelate uptake ABC transporter family permease subunit, translated as MPDFLINALLAAFAIAAVAGPLGSFVVWQRLAYFGDTLAHGALLGVALGLFASINVTLAIVLCCMTLAGLLFLLQQKPSLGDDALLGLLSHSALAAGLVSVSLMGSSVDLFAYLFGDLLTTSRNDAYLIIAVCGAVLGLITVFWRKLLLMVIDADIAKVEGIPVNLMRILLLMAIAIVVAFAMRVVGVLLITAMLIVPAAASRRLTTSPEAMAAGAAIIGAGAVAAGMWASFYYNTPAGPSIVLAASGLFLLTLLKRRQ; from the coding sequence ATGCCAGATTTCTTAATTAATGCACTGCTCGCTGCATTTGCGATTGCCGCCGTTGCAGGCCCGCTAGGCTCCTTTGTTGTTTGGCAAAGGTTGGCTTACTTTGGCGACACGCTAGCCCACGGCGCATTGCTTGGTGTGGCTTTAGGTTTATTTGCCAGCATCAACGTCACCCTCGCTATAGTTTTGTGCTGCATGACACTGGCCGGTTTACTTTTTTTACTGCAACAAAAACCCAGCCTTGGCGACGATGCCCTGCTAGGGCTACTGTCCCACTCGGCCTTGGCCGCCGGTTTAGTGAGCGTTAGCTTAATGGGAAGCTCGGTCGATTTATTTGCGTATTTGTTTGGTGATTTACTCACAACCAGCCGCAACGACGCCTACTTGATTATCGCCGTTTGCGGTGCCGTACTAGGTCTAATTACGGTCTTTTGGCGCAAGCTATTGCTGATGGTCATTGACGCAGATATCGCCAAAGTCGAGGGAATTCCCGTTAATCTTATGCGCATACTTTTGCTTATGGCCATTGCTATAGTGGTGGCGTTTGCTATGCGTGTAGTTGGGGTACTACTGATAACAGCCATGCTTATCGTACCAGCTGCCGCAAGCCGGCGCCTTACAACATCGCCCGAAGCCATGGCCGCAGGCGCGGCCATAATTGGCGCGGGTGCTGTTGCGGCAGGCATGTGGGCTTCGTTCTATTACAACACCCCCGCCGGGCCAAGCATTGTACTGGCCGCTAGTGGCTTATTTTTGCTCACACTGTTAAAACGGCGACAATAA
- a CDS encoding DUF4136 domain-containing protein has translation MTLKLSFLAIAAFMLAACVQTPQPAPETKRKSFTSVSTSAADFAPKAGQRFAWYTPGVTWATTGPTELNAELEAVIKSTVRAELVNRGYVVTQDTAAADFIIGLVLTTNDYNHADDFAQYFNLNANMRSEGSEPIVKALMGVVDGRFAGITPPPPQALVWKADLETEILEAGTEKAIRLARAKVLTSRLLDSLPKGE, from the coding sequence ATGACACTCAAATTATCATTCTTGGCGATAGCGGCCTTCATGCTTGCCGCATGCGTACAAACCCCACAGCCAGCTCCAGAAACAAAAAGAAAGTCGTTCACGAGCGTATCGACAAGTGCCGCAGACTTCGCCCCTAAGGCTGGGCAGCGCTTCGCTTGGTATACGCCTGGCGTAACATGGGCAACTACAGGGCCGACAGAACTGAACGCAGAATTAGAAGCTGTGATCAAATCAACGGTTAGGGCAGAACTGGTCAATCGAGGCTATGTCGTTACTCAAGATACCGCTGCCGCCGACTTTATTATTGGCTTAGTGCTTACAACCAACGATTACAATCACGCAGATGACTTCGCTCAATACTTCAACCTGAACGCCAATATGCGAAGCGAAGGTTCCGAGCCTATCGTTAAAGCCTTGATGGGAGTTGTTGACGGTCGCTTCGCCGGCATCACACCACCGCCACCTCAAGCATTAGTCTGGAAAGCCGATTTGGAAACCGAAATATTAGAAGCGGGCACTGAAAAGGCTATCCGGTTAGCCCGCGCCAAAGTGCTGACCTCTAGGCTTCTGGACTCCTTACCCAAAGGAGAATAG
- a CDS encoding metal ABC transporter solute-binding protein, Zn/Mn family, whose protein sequence is MGCITIRICWARRQLRASAALLGLLMAVAGLANAGSDKALNPFAPKPTVVATIKPLALLAQSIAGEDFTVVTLLPPNANPHALAMTIADRQRLDDASLVLWLGAGFERFLAKPMQQRRGAQLELGSLEGLNWPAKSPADLHLWLDPHNIAQALKAITVELTLIEPLNRNVLDQRLASALRELAQREQAIQRELDAFKNVPFAVSHDGYAHFVGAFGLNQLAAATRLPEEQLSARRMYELQKSLAEASCLVVEPGDHSGVKLAKVLGVPAVEVDPLGRAPEITSITTLLQSLTTGFKHCFNPRNRS, encoded by the coding sequence ATGGGTTGTATAACCATTAGAATTTGTTGGGCCAGACGCCAGCTGCGCGCTAGTGCAGCTTTGCTGGGTTTGTTAATGGCTGTAGCGGGCTTGGCTAATGCTGGAAGTGATAAGGCGCTTAACCCGTTTGCGCCAAAGCCAACGGTAGTGGCCACCATTAAGCCTTTAGCGCTATTGGCGCAAAGCATTGCCGGTGAAGATTTCACGGTGGTAACGCTATTGCCACCGAATGCCAACCCCCATGCCCTAGCGATGACTATTGCCGATAGGCAGCGCTTAGACGATGCCAGCCTAGTGCTTTGGCTAGGTGCCGGCTTTGAACGCTTCTTAGCAAAGCCAATGCAGCAGCGGCGCGGTGCCCAGTTAGAGCTTGGTTCGTTAGAGGGGTTAAATTGGCCAGCGAAATCACCGGCCGACTTACACCTATGGCTTGACCCACACAACATTGCTCAGGCGCTTAAGGCCATTACCGTTGAGTTAACCCTAATCGAGCCTTTAAATAGAAATGTATTGGATCAACGGCTAGCCAGCGCATTACGCGAATTGGCCCAGCGAGAACAAGCGATTCAGCGCGAGCTTGACGCTTTTAAAAACGTCCCCTTTGCCGTAAGCCATGATGGCTACGCACATTTTGTAGGCGCTTTTGGCCTGAATCAGTTGGCGGCAGCGACGCGTTTACCCGAAGAGCAGCTATCTGCCCGCCGCATGTACGAGCTACAAAAGTCTTTAGCGGAGGCGAGCTGTTTAGTGGTGGAGCCTGGTGATCATTCCGGTGTTAAGCTTGCGAAGGTACTAGGCGTGCCGGCCGTAGAGGTAGACCCCTTAGGCCGTGCTCCTGAGATCACCTCTATTACCACATTGCTGCAATCATTAACCACTGGCTTTAAGCATTGCTTTAACCCTAGAAACCGCAGTTGA
- a CDS encoding Ig-like domain-containing protein, with protein sequence MRLTTPAHIFKLLLISSSLHLYGCGDTADGPSYQPDSPPNEASSSATLASASSAQSNGSASSVSSVAPTVIDPTNDQSIIAEISASALTLPPRTPTEIRISFKNNYDEAVNIPSTPSASSNCITANNASVTFSELNGPEVTATYEARTGCIGDDRVTFSGDWNGAAYTIELTLNIEKDPFSNIEWLSTEPAQISIRGSGGQESATITFALRGYNGENIVGEQVSFQIDGAAGGASLSENTGVSDENGEVSVRVRAGTAPSNVIVLATYTPTGETTPSSNLVVASGIAIEGNVTLATSAYNPLGFARIGTQSVTLTVNATDRSGNPVPDGTSVNFISEEGGNIMPNCTLSSGSCFVTFSPNGLQPANGKIQIFAAIKGGEGFIDNNGNKIFDDGDTFTPEIHEMGEPYSDNNNNGQYDLGEHFADTNNDGSRTEGNNLWSGPNCKHSTLCDSSDDFIDLGVQMMLILSDGRSPTLCNPGDFAAASFNVTSEGNLSLGGLYLSDGNANASSDSIACPLGNPLPVGTAITFKAGNGKIIGNASWTIVDTYLPTGPYNVTYKAPEATGLDVLTLEITPPLSPTYFYQWDINVVL encoded by the coding sequence ATGCGCCTAACAACGCCCGCTCACATATTTAAACTATTGTTAATCTCGAGTAGCCTGCACCTGTATGGTTGCGGTGATACGGCTGATGGCCCCAGCTACCAGCCCGATAGCCCCCCCAACGAAGCCAGCAGTAGCGCTACCCTGGCAAGCGCTAGCAGTGCGCAAAGCAATGGCTCGGCATCTTCTGTTTCGTCTGTTGCTCCAACGGTCATAGACCCAACAAATGACCAAAGTATTATTGCCGAAATTTCAGCAAGCGCCCTTACCCTACCACCACGCACCCCCACAGAAATACGCATTAGCTTTAAAAATAACTATGACGAGGCTGTAAATATTCCAAGCACCCCTAGTGCTAGCTCCAACTGCATTACCGCGAATAATGCCTCGGTGACATTTTCGGAGCTAAACGGTCCTGAAGTGACCGCAACCTACGAGGCCAGAACAGGCTGTATCGGTGACGACCGCGTTACCTTTAGCGGCGACTGGAATGGCGCCGCCTACACCATAGAGCTCACTCTAAATATCGAGAAAGATCCCTTTTCGAATATCGAGTGGCTAAGTACAGAGCCTGCCCAAATTAGTATTCGTGGCTCTGGCGGGCAAGAAAGCGCAACCATCACTTTTGCCCTGCGTGGTTATAACGGTGAAAATATTGTCGGTGAGCAAGTGAGCTTTCAAATTGATGGCGCCGCCGGCGGCGCGAGCCTTAGCGAGAACACTGGGGTTTCGGATGAAAATGGCGAAGTTAGCGTGCGTGTAAGGGCCGGCACAGCACCATCAAACGTTATTGTTTTAGCCACTTATACGCCCACAGGCGAAACCACGCCTTCATCCAACTTAGTGGTGGCATCGGGAATTGCCATCGAAGGCAATGTCACCTTGGCCACCAGCGCCTATAACCCTTTAGGGTTTGCGCGCATAGGCACTCAAAGCGTCACCCTCACGGTGAATGCTACCGACCGTTCGGGCAACCCAGTACCCGACGGCACGAGCGTTAATTTTATTAGCGAGGAAGGCGGTAACATTATGCCTAACTGCACGCTAAGCAGTGGCTCGTGCTTTGTAACCTTTAGCCCCAACGGCTTACAACCGGCTAACGGCAAGATCCAAATTTTTGCCGCCATTAAGGGCGGTGAGGGGTTTATCGACAATAACGGCAACAAAATTTTTGACGACGGTGATACTTTTACGCCCGAGATTCACGAGATGGGCGAGCCCTACTCCGACAATAACAATAACGGGCAGTACGACCTAGGCGAACACTTTGCCGATACCAATAACGACGGTTCAAGAACCGAGGGTAACAACCTGTGGAGCGGACCAAACTGCAAACACAGCACCCTGTGCGATAGCAGCGACGACTTCATCGACCTTGGCGTACAAATGATGCTAATTCTCAGTGATGGTCGCTCCCCCACACTGTGCAACCCCGGTGACTTTGCAGCAGCAAGCTTTAACGTAACGTCGGAAGGAAACCTTAGCCTGGGCGGGCTATACCTATCGGATGGGAATGCCAATGCCAGCAGCGATTCCATCGCCTGCCCGCTCGGTAACCCTTTGCCGGTAGGCACAGCCATAACGTTTAAGGCCGGCAACGGCAAAATTATTGGTAACGCCAGCTGGACGATTGTAGATACTTACCTTCCAACAGGCCCTTATAATGTCACTTATAAAGCCCCCGAGGCGACCGGCCTTGATGTGCTCACACTAGAAATAACACCACCCTTATCACCCACTTATTTTTATCAATGGGACATCAACGTTGTGCTCTAA
- the tyrS gene encoding tyrosine--tRNA ligase produces the protein MVDQLSLLDDLKARGLVAQMTSEDHLVEHMSEPRTLYCGFDPTADSLHIGSLVPLITLKRFQDAGHRPLALVGGATGLIGDPSFKAQERQLNTPDVVESWVGKLKNQISQFISFDCGDNSASVVNNLDWVGQVNVLDFLRDVGKHFSVNNMINKESVKQRIDREGAGISFTEFTYMLLQSYDFAELYKLHACTLQIGGSDQWGNITGGIDLARRMYGGQTFGLTLPLVTKSDGTKFGKTESGTIWLDASKTSPYAFYQFWLNTADSDVYKFLKYFTFLAVADIEALEKADAERQGRPLAQGVLAEEVTRLVHGESGVLAAKRITDALFLGDVSQLGEADFEQLKQDGLPSVIIPADGETTLTSLLVGQGIVASGKQVKDAFARKAILVNGAALEAEANTDMSAAFKVGGGYFNRYYLLRLGKKKYLLAERS, from the coding sequence ATGGTCGATCAGTTATCGTTGTTGGATGATTTAAAAGCGCGCGGTCTCGTTGCTCAAATGACCAGTGAGGATCATTTGGTTGAGCATATGTCCGAGCCTAGAACACTGTATTGTGGTTTTGATCCAACGGCAGATAGTCTTCATATTGGGAGTTTAGTTCCGCTTATTACCTTAAAGCGTTTTCAGGATGCAGGGCATCGGCCGTTAGCTTTGGTGGGCGGCGCTACAGGTTTGATTGGCGATCCAAGTTTTAAAGCGCAAGAGCGTCAGCTTAATACACCGGATGTCGTTGAGTCTTGGGTGGGTAAGCTGAAGAATCAGATCTCCCAATTTATTAGTTTTGACTGCGGTGATAATAGCGCGAGCGTTGTGAATAACTTGGATTGGGTTGGGCAGGTTAACGTGCTCGACTTTTTACGCGATGTGGGTAAGCACTTTTCTGTTAATAATATGATTAACAAAGAGTCTGTAAAGCAGCGCATAGATCGCGAGGGCGCGGGAATTTCATTTACCGAATTTACCTATATGTTGCTGCAATCCTATGACTTTGCAGAACTTTACAAGCTGCATGCTTGCACCTTGCAAATTGGCGGTTCAGACCAGTGGGGTAACATTACTGGCGGTATTGACTTGGCTCGGCGTATGTACGGGGGGCAAACGTTCGGCTTAACGCTTCCGTTGGTAACTAAATCGGATGGGACTAAGTTTGGCAAAACAGAAAGCGGTACGATTTGGTTAGATGCGAGCAAGACATCGCCGTATGCTTTTTATCAATTTTGGCTGAATACCGCTGACTCAGATGTTTATAAATTCCTTAAGTATTTTACCTTCTTAGCCGTTGCTGACATTGAAGCGCTAGAAAAGGCCGATGCCGAAAGGCAGGGGCGGCCATTGGCTCAGGGGGTGTTGGCTGAAGAAGTTACGCGGTTGGTGCACGGGGAGAGTGGAGTGCTCGCAGCTAAAAGGATTACTGATGCTCTATTTTTAGGTGATGTTAGCCAGTTGGGCGAGGCCGATTTCGAGCAACTAAAGCAAGATGGATTACCTTCGGTGATAATTCCTGCAGATGGCGAGACTACTTTAACCTCTTTGCTTGTTGGCCAGGGGATAGTTGCCTCTGGTAAGCAGGTTAAAGATGCGTTTGCGCGAAAAGCAATTCTTGTTAATGGTGCTGCCCTAGAGGCCGAGGCAAATACCGATATGTCTGCAGCATTTAAGGTTGGTGGTGGGTATTTTAACCGCTATTACCTACTCAGATTGGGTAAGAAGAAATACCTTCTCGCAGAGCGTTCGTAA
- a CDS encoding peptidoglycan DD-metalloendopeptidase family protein, with the protein MISKQLNHTVTLFSSMPKYHRIGVIILCGALISVGLSRKSTEDSNIPSSSSSILATTAHAASLQNNTAPLVEQAPLSPITEHTTDAITAVEQALQTQPKQSTQVFIEETVKDGDFLETVFKRAKVNSKYMYHLLHNHPKAKSLAKIYPGHKLLFVLDSDGKLAELHHIEDELHKQVFARTDDGYEHSTIALEPEVRLVRTSGTITHSLYAAAKEANLEDKLTMSLADIFGWDVDFALDIRENDSFVVVYEERYLADKYLGSGNIIAAEFVNRGKSIQAVRYVDSRGDAQYYTPEGRNMRKAFLRAPVDFRRISSNFNPRRLHPITKTVRPHRGIDYAASTGTPVWSPGDGKVLVSSYSKYNGNYIVIQHSNNVQTKYLHLHKRKVKKGQRVSQRQVIGTVGTTGLSTAPHLHYEFLLNGVHRNPRTIVSKLPKADPVPKAERERFFAQTQSLVAQLNPTPKATQVASQEQDAPPTTTAM; encoded by the coding sequence ATGATATCCAAACAGTTGAACCACACAGTCACCCTTTTTTCATCCATGCCAAAGTATCACCGCATAGGTGTCATCATTCTGTGTGGCGCACTAATTAGCGTCGGACTCAGCAGAAAAAGCACAGAAGACTCAAACATCCCATCAAGCAGCAGCAGTATTTTAGCAACAACAGCGCATGCCGCCTCGCTACAAAACAACACGGCGCCATTAGTAGAACAAGCCCCATTATCACCCATCACCGAACACACGACTGACGCCATTACTGCCGTTGAGCAAGCACTGCAAACTCAACCCAAACAAAGCACGCAAGTCTTTATTGAAGAAACCGTAAAAGATGGCGACTTCCTAGAAACTGTCTTTAAGCGCGCCAAGGTGAACAGCAAATATATGTATCACTTGCTGCACAACCACCCCAAAGCCAAGTCCCTTGCCAAAATTTATCCAGGCCACAAGTTACTTTTTGTCCTTGATAGCGATGGCAAGCTTGCCGAGCTACACCACATAGAAGACGAACTCCACAAGCAAGTATTTGCCCGAACTGATGACGGCTACGAACATTCCACAATTGCACTTGAGCCCGAAGTCCGGCTTGTTCGCACATCAGGCACCATCACCCACTCACTTTATGCTGCCGCCAAAGAAGCCAACTTAGAAGATAAGCTAACAATGAGCTTGGCCGATATCTTTGGCTGGGATGTAGATTTCGCATTAGATATTCGAGAAAACGACAGCTTTGTTGTTGTTTATGAGGAGCGCTACCTCGCGGATAAATACCTAGGCAGCGGTAACATTATTGCCGCTGAATTTGTAAACAGAGGAAAGAGCATTCAGGCCGTACGCTATGTTGATAGCCGCGGCGATGCCCAATACTACACCCCGGAGGGTCGCAATATGCGTAAAGCGTTTTTGCGAGCACCGGTTGATTTTCGGCGCATAAGCAGCAACTTTAACCCTAGACGCTTGCACCCTATTACGAAAACTGTTCGCCCACACCGCGGTATTGATTACGCTGCCAGCACGGGCACCCCCGTATGGTCACCAGGCGATGGCAAGGTGCTTGTTTCCAGCTATAGCAAATACAACGGCAACTACATTGTTATCCAGCACAGCAATAATGTTCAAACCAAATACCTTCACCTGCACAAACGCAAAGTCAAAAAAGGGCAGCGCGTTAGCCAAAGGCAAGTTATTGGCACTGTTGGAACTACAGGCCTTTCAACTGCGCCACATTTACACTATGAATTTTTGCTAAATGGCGTTCACCGTAACCCTCGCACGATTGTGTCTAAATTACCCAAAGCGGACCCAGTCCCCAAAGCCGAGCGTGAGCGCTTTTTTGCGCAAACGCAGTCGCTAGTGGCGCAGTTAAATCCAACACCAAAAGCCACTCAAGTTGCCAGCCAAGAACAAGACGCACCACCAACAACTACAGCGATGTGA
- a CDS encoding response regulator has product MRRTMLGLPNILLIDNNPISEKLLEKTFEGAASLQIVSNVQQASEAIICDDIDLILINADLYSVNAATTCAWLKGDPNSNPIKLIVLTQQLDNQKELKYYEAGADEVIHLSNNQALIKHKVMRHTVSHLANNDLYKASNILNTFFENTYNSDSLSHCMSECLVALQAMELKAALHVCDHPELTCSSFGYVTDYEKALMSYTECLESSTDSARFTHGDDTMSILIQNLPNRHHPFYKSLINWVEKIFNALSQKAKNLLTPSASESHPPQDEINIPQTQTGAQRLHYFLEKALNDMEHSCEQGINRSIGRIDEFGTWPSLSPLQKRHIFKLKDNLLQLKETLMTNCLEIESRYLQFVTERRAKTRLNLGW; this is encoded by the coding sequence TTGAGACGTACCATGCTTGGATTACCCAATATTTTACTGATCGACAACAACCCCATTAGCGAAAAACTGCTCGAGAAAACCTTCGAGGGCGCTGCAAGCCTCCAGATTGTATCGAATGTGCAGCAAGCATCTGAGGCCATCATTTGCGACGACATTGATTTAATTTTAATCAATGCCGACCTCTACAGCGTTAACGCTGCAACCACTTGCGCATGGCTAAAGGGCGACCCTAATAGCAACCCAATAAAGCTTATTGTCCTTACGCAACAACTAGACAACCAAAAAGAACTTAAATACTACGAAGCTGGCGCTGACGAAGTCATCCACCTTTCCAATAACCAAGCACTTATTAAACATAAGGTAATGCGCCACACCGTTAGCCACCTAGCCAACAACGATTTATACAAAGCCAGCAACATACTTAATACGTTTTTTGAAAACACCTACAACAGCGATTCACTCAGCCACTGTATGAGCGAATGCCTTGTTGCGCTACAAGCTATGGAGTTAAAAGCTGCATTGCACGTCTGCGATCACCCGGAGCTAACATGCTCCTCCTTTGGCTATGTCACCGACTACGAGAAAGCCTTAATGAGCTATACCGAATGCTTGGAGTCATCAACAGATAGCGCTCGCTTTACCCACGGCGATGACACGATGTCGATACTGATTCAAAACCTACCCAATCGCCACCACCCATTTTACAAAAGCCTCATAAACTGGGTCGAAAAAATATTTAACGCGCTTAGTCAAAAAGCCAAAAATTTACTGACGCCATCAGCATCCGAGAGCCACCCCCCGCAAGACGAAATTAATATTCCGCAAACACAAACTGGGGCGCAACGCCTACACTACTTCCTAGAGAAAGCACTTAACGATATGGAGCATAGCTGCGAACAGGGCATCAACCGCAGTATTGGTAGAATCGATGAATTTGGAACCTGGCCCTCTTTATCGCCGCTGCAAAAGCGCCATATATTCAAACTAAAAGATAACCTGCTACAGCTAAAAGAAACACTCATGACTAACTGCTTAGAAATCGAAAGCCGTTATCTTCAATTTGTAACCGAGCGCAGAGCAAAAACACGGCTTAACTTAGGCTGGTAA
- the znuC gene encoding zinc ABC transporter ATP-binding protein ZnuC, whose product MLATNHPLSHSAQSPLIQLNNINLSFNGNPILQGINLNLNKGEIVTVIGPNGAGKSSLVSIIVGLQTPTSGDIQRKAKLRIGYMPQKLTIDPQLPLTTQRFLSLCGKSAALKTAVQRLDIECLLETPVQKLSGGEMQRVLLARALMSKPELLVLDEPAQGVDVAGQAELYHLLGQLRDELGCCVLMVSHDLHIVMAQTDQVLCLNKHVCCHGAPESVSQHPEYLQLFGKKAAEDIAIYTHNHDHQHDIHGDVVEPGQHNCQHDHSIHKH is encoded by the coding sequence ATGCTTGCGACAAATCACCCTCTTTCACACAGTGCACAAAGCCCGTTAATACAGCTTAATAATATTAATTTGAGCTTTAACGGCAACCCAATTTTGCAGGGTATCAACCTGAACCTGAACAAAGGCGAAATTGTGACTGTGATTGGCCCCAATGGCGCAGGCAAAAGCTCACTTGTCAGTATTATTGTTGGCCTGCAAACCCCCACCAGTGGCGACATCCAGCGCAAGGCTAAACTGCGCATTGGCTACATGCCGCAAAAACTGACTATAGACCCGCAGCTACCGCTCACAACCCAGCGCTTTTTATCCCTTTGCGGCAAAAGTGCCGCATTAAAAACCGCCGTGCAGCGGCTAGATATTGAATGCCTCCTAGAAACACCGGTGCAAAAATTGTCTGGCGGCGAAATGCAGCGCGTACTGCTTGCCCGCGCATTAATGAGCAAACCCGAACTGCTGGTACTAGACGAGCCAGCACAAGGCGTTGACGTAGCCGGCCAAGCCGAGCTTTATCACCTATTGGGCCAGCTGCGCGACGAACTAGGCTGTTGTGTTCTGATGGTTTCTCACGACTTGCACATTGTTATGGCGCAAACTGACCAAGTTTTGTGCTTAAACAAACATGTTTGCTGCCATGGCGCCCCCGAAAGCGTTAGCCAGCACCCCGAATACCTGCAGCTTTTTGGTAAAAAAGCGGCAGAAGATATCGCAATTTATACCCACAATCACGATCACCAACACGATATTCACGGCGATGTAGTCGAGCCAGGCCAGCACAACTGCCAACACGACCACTCCATTCACAAACACTAG